Below is a window of Staphylococcus succinus DNA.
GCTCTCATATTCATTGTTTTCACCTCACATTATTTTTTGTCCGAGTTAAGCTTCCTTACTAAAAGATTATATGATAGTTTATTTCACAACGTCAAACAAATTTTACCAAAGCCGGTTACTATAAAAGATTTTCTCATATTCTATTTTAAATTGACCGTAATATATATATTTTTTAATTTTTATTACACTTAGGCAAAATTTTAATTCCTATCTGTTGTATAATAAAATGATTTTTCATTAAAACGTTATATTTTAAATTTTATATTGCCTAACTGTTAGTTTTTTATGCTTAACTGTTATTAAGTTATTTTAATCCTTGTATGTAACAATAATCCACAAGTTTATAAAATAAATATTATAAAGTGTTACGCATTTCGTCGATTATAATGGTATACTATAACACTAATAAGCTATTACTATCTTTTATTTTCACAATTTTTAGGAGCGTGTATGATTGGAAAAACCAGAACGTCTATTATATATTTACACTCGTTTTTTAAATGGAAAAACTTTAAATAAAGAAAAACTTGCGCAAGACTTAAAAGTAAACGTGCGTACAATACAAAGAGATTTAAGTGATATTAATCATTTTATATATGAAGATCACGAGTGGCAAGGACTCGAAGGTAAAATTATTTATGATTACGATTCGGAACATCATCGTTTAAAAGTAGATAGATATAAGTTTCGAAACAATAGGTTACTTAATTTATTATTTAGAATGAAAAGTTTTACGCCAGTCATTCATGAAGATACCTATAACCTCATCAGAGGTCTCAATGCAAATTCTAACCTTGCCGAAAAATTATTATCTAATAAGTTATTAAGTCAATTTAAAATCTATCGTGAAACTAGCAATTCGACATTTATTTTTAGAATTCAATTAGCTATCGAAAATCAAAATTTCATCTCATTACAAATCAGCCCAAAACAACGTATAAAAGTCATCCCTATCTACACAAGATATTTTAATCATCAATATTGGTTT
It encodes the following:
- a CDS encoding HTH domain-containing protein codes for the protein MEKPERLLYIYTRFLNGKTLNKEKLAQDLKVNVRTIQRDLSDINHFIYEDHEWQGLEGKIIYDYDSEHHRLKVDRYKFRNNRLLNLLFRMKSFTPVIHEDTYNLIRGLNANSNLAEKLLSNKLLSQFKIYRETSNSTFIFRIQLAIENQNFISLQISPKQRIKVIPIYTRYFNHQYWFSYLYQNQAHSMKVSSILDLDQIEEMFDQDIFFKTKSATLLVSDELWSEFYEQFIIIHKEQKHNGTLVDVIVSKEECLQIAYDYPQDIILLKPQTYVDDFKTKIRTLFDNYNI